Proteins co-encoded in one Glandiceps talaboti chromosome 22, keGlaTala1.1, whole genome shotgun sequence genomic window:
- the LOC144452039 gene encoding follistatin-related protein 5-like produces the protein METTLSLIFLLVTIIVTAEARTKLHFKKHGVKLSLHDEDVPDQCLSVFCGSGRECRLGANNKPECICMSACKPHHKPVCGSDGRKYENHCELHRAACLENRRITIAHNKECFYTDDNCDEDSYVTLKDLVLRHHMQEFTEPAANTGNAAPPVNKKFSVSMMFGYYDADNNQFLDSEELDKVITKARLQDIAGPCTILDLLRYDDIDLDKRIDIDEFYAAFGVTLVSLPEGSKVVTINAFPGEGLSLKCDISADAEIRITWKRKGVDLSEVEADGIRVLNDKTLYFTSISTLHAGNYICHSDRTEQIVQTHILKVQVPPQVKVCPESQTGIPESSASIECRAFGIPHPELEWEKNGAVIDTKNSELITMQANNTGIQVNSLHYEDSGSYTCNAINSAGKQKATSSLLIEDTRRTKHHGLFDLYYVFHKHGIKVYDPNTCQLSRSIQAVDSIVVTGESICTNNECSWAYAVQVSDRYIYASQPKENRVIVLDIVTEQVVQTVKTDNVPVELRYVKYLDEVWVLCWGTLENNDGLRTIEVIQQASEAIEHETIHTQPIGNHFDLVQEIFIPPSDMILQGNIRYVYVVHKDEMGLHKIDLESMSVVKVIDLSELSCHPEGIAFVPVGGYVVLQCIDRNKNGVAAKQMILDYLTDAVVSEMDAIKGKPYVSPDSRYIVSVDNMSGSVCVQSVSDTGHITTSFDVHTNLHVSDIAFYLTKDGYNYDIFASSQDKTDILYIDLKDGKVEMVTGVGQAMPLEDWLWNDINRVVSVSGDFGEYLLSPAASSLYVVDVNMREVRCQMGDIEHGNVVVWVGDC, from the exons AAACACGGTGTCAAGCTTAGTCTACATGATGAAGACGTCCCAG ATCAATGTCTGAGTGTGTTTTGTGGATCGGGGAGGGAATGTCGCCTGGGTGCTAATAACAAACCAGAATGTATCTGTATGTCGGCATGTAAACCCCATCACAAACCAGTCTGTGGTTCAGATGGTAGGAAATACGAAAACCACTGTGAACTTCACAGAGCTGCATGTCTAGAGAATAGGCGAATAACCATAGCTCACAACAAGGAGTGTTTCTACACCG aTGACAACTGCGATGAAGATAGCTATGTTACATTGAAAGACCTCGTTCTACGTCATCATATGCAAGAATTTACAGAACCGGCAGCTAACACTGGCAATGCAGCTCCTCCAG TGAATAAGAAATTCAGTGTTAGTATGATGTTTGGCTACTACGATGCTGACAACAACCAGTTTCTTGATAGTGAGGAACTTGACAAGGTCATTACCAAGGCTAGACTACAGGACATCGCTGGTCCATGTACAATCCTCGACTTGTTACGTTATGACGACATAGATCTTGATAAAAGAATTGATATTGATGAATTTTATGCAGCCTTTG GTGTAACATTGGTGTCTCTGCCTGAGGGGTCAAAGGTCGTCACCATTAATGCATTCCCTGGTGAAGGCCTATCACTCAAATGTGACATATCTGCTGATGCTGAGATCCGTATCACTTGGAAACGAAAGGGTGTTGACCTATCTGAAGTTGAAGCAGATGGCATTAGG GTGTTAAATGATAAGACACTGTACTTCACATCAATCTCAACACTCCATGCTGGAAATTACATCTGTCACTCAGATCGCACTGAGCAGATTGTACAGACACACATCCTAAAAGTTCAAG TACCACCACAGGTTAAAGTTTGTCCTGAAAGTCAGACAGGTATTCCTGAATCATCAGCAAGTATTGAATGCCGTGCTTTTGGTATTCCTCATCCGGAATTAGAATGGGAGAAGAATGGTGCAGTCATTGATACTAAAAATTCGGAACTCATCACCATGCAGG CTAATAACACTGGTATTCAAGTGAATAGCTTACATTATGAAGACAGTGGTTCCTACACATGTAATGCTATCAACAGTGCTGGTAAACAAAAAGCTACATCGTCTCTGCTTATTGAAGATACACGTAGAACAA AACATCACGGACTATTTGATCTGTACTatgtatttcacaaacatgGCATCAAAGTGTACGACCCCAATACATGTCAACTGAGTCGCAGCATCCAGGCAGTAGATTCCATTGTTGTCACGGGGGAGtcaatatgtacaaataatgaGTGCAGCTGGGCTTATGCTGTACAAGTCAGCGATAGATATATTTATGCCAGCCAGCCTAAAGAAAACCGAGTTATTGTTCTTGATATAGTTACAGAACAAGTGGTCCAG ACTGTTAAGACTGACAACGTTCCAGTGGAATTAAGATATGTCAAATATCTAGACGAAGTCTGGGTGTTATGTTGGGGAACCTTGGAGAACAACGATGGCCTGCGAACCATTGAGGTTATACAGCAAGCAAGTGAGGCAATTGAGCATGAAACAATTCATACCCAACCCATTGGCAATCATTTTGACCTCGTTCAAGAAATTTTCATTCCGCCAAGCGATATGATTTTGCAAGGCAATATCCGATATGTGTATGTTGTGCATAAAGATGAAATGGGTCTACACAAGATAGATTTGGAGTCCATGAGTGTTGTGAAAGTGATCGACTTGTCGGAGTTGAGTTGTCATCCGGAGGGGATTGCCTTTGTACCTGTCGGAGGGTATGTGGTATTACAGTGTATTGATAGAAATAAGAATGGTGTTGCCGCAAAACAGATGATCTTGGATTATTTAACTGATGCTGTGGTCTCAGAGATGGACGCCATCAAGGGCAAGCCGTATGTATCTCCAGATAGTCGTTATATCGTCAGCGTTGATAACATGTCTGGTAGCGTGTGCGTTCAGAGCGTCTCCGATACTGGTCATATTACTACCTCATTTGATGTCCATACCAATCTGCATGTCAGTGATATAGCTTTTTATCTCACCAAGGATGGATACAATTATGACATCTTTGCGAGTTCTCAAGACAAGACGGACATTCTCTATATTGACCTTAAAGACGGTAAAGTTGAGATGGTGACAGGTGTAGGACAGGCAATGCCATTGGAAGATTGGCTATGGAATGACATCAATAGAGTTGTTAGTGTTAGTGGTGACTTTGGTGAATATCTCCTGTCTCCTGCGGCTAGTAGTCTTTACGTTGTTGATGTTAACATGAGGGAAGTACGTTGTCAAATGGGAGATATTGAGCATGGTAATGTTGTTGTCTGGGTTGGCGATTGCTAG
- the LOC144452201 gene encoding mitochondrial import inner membrane translocase subunit Tim23-like: protein MDNQTYGSSLLGSYSPGDPSLNVPVTAGPSSFSPYLNIDPRFINQGSEFILPEGQKQKRGRFELAFSQIGGSVMLGALYGGLNGIRVGRTATADLSGKVRMSQMLNIVTKQGASSANAIGVVALMYSIFGFTLEKLRGTEDEVNTLGAGTMTGMLYGSAGGLQRVAKGGVIGLLLAGGWCLYQHREKVSGLGGHTM, encoded by the exons ATGGACAACCAGACCTATGGCTCGAGTTTACTCGGAAGTTATTCTCCCGGAGACCCATCATTAAACGTTCCAG TTACTGCTGGACCAAGTTCATTTTCACCCTACCTTAATATTGACCCAAGATTTATCAATCAG GGTTCAGAGTTTATTTTACCAGAAGGCCAAAAACAAAAAAGAGGAAGGTTTGAGTTGGCGTTTTCACAAATTGGAGGTTCAGTTATGCTTG GTGCATTGTATGGAGGTTTAAATGGAATTAGAGTTGGCAGGACAGCCACAGCAGATCTTTCAGGCAAAGTTAGAATGTCACA AATGTTAAATATTGTAACAAAACAGGGAGCGTCATCAGCCAATGCCATCGGAGTTGTAG CATTGATGTACAGTATATTTGGTTTTACATTGGAAAAATTACGAGGTACAGAAGACGAAGTAAATACACTAGGTGCTGGCACTATGACGGGTATGCTGTATGGATCAGCAG GTGGTCTCCAAAGAGTTGCCAAGGGAGGAGTCATTGGTCTTTTACTTGCTGGTGGCTGGTGTCTTTATCAACACAGAGAAAAAGTCTCAGGCTTAGGAGGCCATACAATGTAG
- the LOC144452535 gene encoding uncharacterized protein LOC144452535 has product MDPEIEDTMVDNTKSCNISGREETEEPSEVLSGIQVTPFDDISATSSSDRTVVMCTEPEQRTSTFTGLTEIPGIVSLDSTDKLDGPVRQSMQSLENEHKITGTKIQENQMTVIKEKSEEFMEEGTNMSTEVNQSQIPPLNNDEIDYANQPKVKSEEFMEEDSNVVAKMESSTIHDDDKASEVKGQSSNVAITDANDALCDKAPPQSENMVEDNTDTSTDVIIPKALVQSLVVIEDYGSSSPDSDSSSSDTDTSSDSDSESESDSSSQSEDDKCRLHSDVGSDGDEESTRERKFGNPPPAPRTASEQVLEDLPEVEILNQKLSEDIEVKELGHVSSIIGQLVVIQSLPNNPALDMDTVLFTANRECIGKIYEVFGPVSCPLQ; this is encoded by the exons ATGGATCCTGAAATTGAAGATACGATGGTAGACAACACAAAGTCTTGCAACATCAGTGGTAGAGAAGAAACTGAAGAACCCAGTGAGGTTCTCAGTGGAATTCAAGTAACCCCATTTGATGATATCAGTGCTACAAGTAGTTCAGATAGAACAGTTGTCATGTGTACAGAACCAGAACAGAGAACTTCAACATTTACTGGTTTGACAGAAATACCTGGTATTGTGTCATTAGACAGCACAGATAAACTGGATGGCCCAGTTAGACAATCAATGCAGAGTTtagaaaatgaacacaaaataaCAGGAACTAAAATCCAGGAAAACCAAATGACAGTCATAAAGGAAAAGAGTGAGGAATTTATGGAAGAAGGTACAAATATGTCGACAGAAGTGAACCAATCACAAATTCCGCCTCTTAACAATGATGAGATTGACTATGCAAATCAGCCAAAAGTAAAAAGTGAGGAATTTATGGAAGAAGATTCGAACGTCGTAGCAAAAATGGAAAGTTCAACCAttcatgatgatgataaagcatctgaggtcaaaggtcaatcaaGCAATGTCGCTATAACTGATGCCAACGATGCACTCTGTGATAAAGCTCCACCTCAGAGTGAAAATATGGTAGAAGACAACACTGATACTAGCACTGATGTAATCATTCCTAAAGCTTTAGTTCAGAGTTTGGTGGTGATTGAAGATTATGGTTCCAGCTCTCCGGATTCAGATTCCTCAAGTTCAGATACCGATACATCATCAGATTCtgattcagaatcagaatcagattctTCAAGTCAGAGTGAGGATGACAAATGCAG GTTACATTCTGATGTTGGATCTGATGGTGATGAAGAATCCACCAGAGAAAGAAAGTTTGGAAATCCACCTCCTGCACCAAGAACTGCATCAGAACAAGTTTTAGAG GACTTACCAGAAGTAGAGATTCTAAATCAAAAGTTGTCTGAAGACATAGAAGTAAAGGAGTTAGGGCATGTGTCTAGCATTATCGGACAGTTGG TGGTTATCCAGTCACTACCAAATAACCCAGCCTTAGATATGGATACAGTATTGTTTACTGCTAATCGAGAATGCATCGGTAAA ATCTATGAAGTGTTTGGCCCGGTATCCTGTCCTCT TCAATAG